Proteins co-encoded in one Zymomonas mobilis subsp. mobilis ATCC 10988 genomic window:
- a CDS encoding ABC transporter ATP-binding protein, which yields MPQTQPLIRIRGLKKSFGDHAVLQGVDIDIDKGQSVVIIGQSGGGKSVLLKTILGLIEADAGSIEIEGQDIETMSQSQLASIRDHIGMLFQGGALFDSLPVWRNITFAITQGHLRDPAKMQKLASEYLARVGLDDRILNLRSGELSGGMQKRVAIARAIAAKPEILLFDEPTAGLDPIRSDVIDDLTLSLVRDNGMTAITITHDMASVCKIADKIAFLHEGRIIWTGNTQDLRTTDNPYVRQFFDRKAEGPLH from the coding sequence ATGCCTCAGACACAGCCTCTCATCCGAATTCGCGGGTTAAAAAAATCTTTTGGCGATCACGCTGTTTTACAAGGCGTGGATATTGATATCGACAAAGGACAGTCGGTTGTCATTATCGGCCAGTCCGGCGGCGGCAAATCGGTTTTGCTGAAAACCATATTAGGCCTGATCGAAGCCGATGCCGGTTCTATCGAAATAGAGGGGCAGGATATTGAAACCATGTCCCAAAGCCAATTGGCTTCTATTCGCGATCATATCGGGATGCTGTTCCAAGGCGGGGCGTTATTCGATTCCTTGCCAGTTTGGCGCAATATTACCTTTGCCATTACCCAAGGTCATTTACGCGATCCCGCCAAAATGCAAAAATTGGCGAGCGAATATCTCGCACGGGTCGGATTGGATGACAGGATTCTCAATCTTCGTTCTGGGGAATTATCGGGAGGGATGCAAAAACGCGTAGCGATTGCACGGGCGATTGCGGCTAAACCCGAAATCCTGTTGTTTGATGAACCGACCGCAGGCCTCGACCCCATTCGCTCTGATGTCATTGACGATTTAACGCTTAGCCTCGTGCGCGATAATGGTATGACCGCAATTACCATTACCCATGACATGGCTTCGGTTTGCAAAATTGCGGATAAGATCGCCTTCCTGCATGAAGGGCGTATTATCTGGACAGGAAATACTCAAGACCTTCGGACAACCGACAATCCCTATGTTCGGCAATTTTTTGATCGCAAAGCCGAAGGGCCCCTTCATTAA
- the yiaY gene encoding L-threonine dehydrogenase — MASSTFYIPFVNEMGEGSLEKAIKDLNGSGFKNALIVSDAFMNKSGVVKQVADLLKTQGINSAVYDGVMPNPTVTAVLEGLKILKDNNSDFVISLGGGSPHDCAKAIALVATNGGEVKDYEGIDKSKKPALPLMSINTTAGTASEMTRFCIITDEVRHVKMAIVDRHVTPMVSVNDPLLMVGMPKGLTAATGMDALTHAFEAYSSTAATPITDACALKAASMIAKNLKTACDNGKDMPAREAMAYAQFLAGMAFNNASLGYVHAMAHQLGGYYNLPHGVCNAVLLPHVLAYNASVVAGRLKDVGVAMGLDIANLGDKEGAEATIQAVRDLAASIGIPANLTELGAKKEDVPLLADHALKDACALTNPRQGDQKEVEELFLSAF, encoded by the coding sequence ATGGCTTCTTCAACTTTTTATATTCCTTTCGTCAACGAAATGGGCGAAGGTTCGCTTGAAAAAGCAATCAAGGATCTTAACGGCAGCGGCTTTAAAAATGCCCTGATCGTTTCTGATGCTTTCATGAACAAATCCGGTGTTGTGAAGCAGGTTGCTGACCTGTTGAAAACACAGGGTATTAATTCTGCTGTTTATGATGGCGTTATGCCGAACCCGACTGTTACCGCAGTTCTGGAAGGCCTTAAGATCCTGAAGGATAACAATTCAGACTTCGTCATCTCCCTCGGTGGTGGTTCTCCCCATGACTGCGCCAAAGCCATCGCTCTGGTCGCAACCAATGGTGGTGAAGTCAAAGACTACGAAGGTATCGACAAATCTAAGAAACCTGCCCTGCCTTTGATGTCAATCAACACGACGGCTGGTACGGCTTCTGAAATGACGCGTTTCTGCATCATCACTGATGAAGTCCGTCACGTTAAGATGGCCATTGTTGACCGTCACGTTACCCCGATGGTTTCCGTCAACGATCCTCTGTTGATGGTTGGTATGCCAAAAGGCCTGACCGCCGCCACCGGTATGGATGCTCTGACCCACGCATTTGAAGCTTATTCTTCAACGGCAGCTACTCCGATCACCGATGCTTGCGCTTTGAAAGCAGCTTCCATGATCGCTAAGAATCTGAAGACCGCTTGCGACAACGGTAAGGATATGCCAGCTCGTGAAGCTATGGCTTATGCCCAATTCCTCGCTGGTATGGCCTTCAACAACGCTTCGCTTGGTTATGTCCATGCTATGGCTCACCAGTTGGGCGGTTACTACAACCTGCCGCATGGTGTCTGCAACGCTGTTCTGCTTCCGCATGTTCTGGCTTATAACGCCTCTGTCGTTGCTGGTCGTCTGAAAGACGTTGGTGTTGCTATGGGTCTCGATATCGCCAATCTCGGCGATAAAGAAGGCGCAGAAGCCACCATTCAGGCTGTTCGCGATCTGGCTGCTTCCATTGGTATTCCAGCAAATCTGACCGAGCTGGGTGCTAAGAAAGAAGATGTGCCGCTTCTTGCTGACCACGCTCTGAAAGATGCTTGTGCTCTGACCAACCCGCGTCAGGGTGATCAGAAAGAAGTTGAAGAACTCTTCCTGAGCGCTTTCTAA
- the alr gene encoding alanine racemase, translating into MQISSPLRLELDKSALMANWQSLNRITAGHCGAAIKANGYGLGAERVRHYLAQAGCRDFFVSSWDEARLLDSSEKDFSLSVLHGLREDDLGYALNSSVKPVLCSPAMIARWKAHAPNRPCDVMVDTGMNRLGLSMEEAGSGLLDGLSIDNILSHLACADEADHPLNQKQLERFRILAARKQAKRYSLANSAGIFLSKDYHFDLARPGLALYGGLPVPQSKDILKPVVAIAAQAIQVREVSAGEAIGYGACFVTPKKMRVAILHVGYADGYWRAFFEKGHARKDGVICPLAGRVSMDMITVALPDALTAQEGDWFSVDFDLPSASQQTGLSQYELLTGLGHRYQSVWQAI; encoded by the coding sequence GTGCAGATTTCTTCTCCTCTCCGTCTGGAATTAGACAAATCAGCCCTGATGGCAAACTGGCAAAGTTTGAACCGGATAACGGCTGGTCATTGTGGTGCCGCGATCAAGGCCAATGGCTATGGTTTAGGGGCTGAACGCGTTCGTCATTATCTGGCACAGGCCGGATGTCGCGATTTTTTTGTTTCCAGTTGGGATGAAGCTCGCTTACTCGATAGCTCGGAAAAAGATTTCTCCCTTTCTGTTCTCCATGGCCTAAGGGAAGATGACCTCGGCTATGCTCTGAATTCTTCGGTCAAGCCGGTTTTATGTAGTCCAGCGATGATTGCCCGCTGGAAAGCTCACGCGCCGAACCGTCCCTGCGATGTCATGGTCGATACTGGAATGAATCGGCTGGGTCTTTCGATGGAAGAGGCGGGTTCAGGCCTGCTGGATGGTCTTTCTATCGACAATATTTTGAGCCATCTGGCCTGTGCAGACGAGGCAGATCACCCGCTTAATCAAAAGCAGCTTGAACGCTTTCGGATTTTAGCCGCCAGAAAACAGGCAAAACGCTATAGTTTGGCTAATTCTGCCGGTATTTTTCTCAGCAAAGACTATCATTTTGATCTGGCGCGTCCGGGCTTGGCGCTTTACGGCGGCCTGCCTGTTCCGCAATCCAAAGATATTCTGAAACCCGTCGTTGCTATTGCCGCCCAAGCCATTCAGGTAAGAGAAGTCAGCGCCGGTGAGGCGATTGGCTATGGTGCTTGTTTTGTCACGCCCAAAAAAATGCGGGTGGCTATTTTGCATGTCGGTTATGCTGATGGGTATTGGCGGGCTTTCTTTGAAAAAGGCCATGCCCGAAAAGACGGCGTTATCTGTCCTTTGGCTGGTCGGGTTTCTATGGATATGATAACGGTTGCCTTGCCGGATGCATTGACAGCTCAAGAAGGTGACTGGTTCTCGGTTGATTTTGACTTGCCTTCCGCCTCACAACAGACCGGATTATCCCAATATGAACTACTGACGGGCTTGGGACATCGTTACCAATCTGTCTGGCAGGCAATATAA
- a CDS encoding tRNA-binding protein codes for MSNITIDDFLKIDIRVGKIIEVQAFPEARKPAWKLVIDFGADIGIKRSSAQIVDFYTAQDLIDRQILCVVNLPPRQIGHFFSEVLTLGVSDAEGRVILISPEQSVPLGTRLF; via the coding sequence ATGTCGAACATCACTATTGACGATTTTTTAAAAATAGACATTCGGGTAGGCAAAATTATCGAAGTGCAGGCTTTCCCAGAAGCCCGTAAACCGGCATGGAAATTGGTCATTGATTTCGGGGCAGATATCGGGATTAAACGCTCAAGCGCCCAGATAGTCGATTTCTACACTGCCCAAGATTTAATAGACCGTCAGATTCTGTGCGTTGTCAATCTCCCGCCAAGACAAATCGGGCATTTCTTCTCGGAAGTTTTGACCTTGGGCGTGTCCGATGCCGAAGGGCGCGTTATTCTCATTTCGCCGGAACAGTCGGTGCCACTCGGAACACGGCTATTTTAA
- a CDS encoding M61 family metallopeptidase, which translates to MKRSLLFLLATSAIAWQAQAIPAGNSAPQPMAISETIPAAVDKPYSGLIRLNVDATDTQRGIVRVTETIPVQAGALTLLYPEWLPGHHSPSGPIEKLAGLIVTANNQVIPWQRDSVDVYAFHLDIPAGVTEITAQYQYLSPTSESQGRIQSTPEMVNLQWNTLALYPAGYFTRQIQIQPTVIYPTGWKSASALEISGITPDGQTPNVVQYKTTDFDTLIDSPVMAGRYTRTETLAPGVRLNLIADKPEDMVMTDKQLNAHRQLITQAVKLYGAQHYSHYDFLLALSEKLGGIGLEHHQSSEDGEGADYFSKWDKSAVGRDLLAHEYNHSWNGKYRRPADLWTPDYKTPMRDSLLWVYEGQTQFWGYVLAARSGLWQQKDALEALALVAATYDNRAGRRWRPVEDTTNDPIISQRRPKGWLSWQRSEDYYSEGQLIWLDVDSLLRQQTHGKHSLDDFAKAFFGMRDRDWGELTYNFDDVVKTLNDIMPYDWAAFFNQRLNQRSTHAPLDWISRGGYKLVYSDEPTDWIKGVEGARHMAELSFSLGLSTSEKGKVSSVMWDSPAFNAGLTVGSELVAVDGHAFSNDLLKTAIKNAKANKTPIKLLIKQGDNYRDVAIPYYDGLRYPRLEKIDKTHSYLEDLLAAKN; encoded by the coding sequence ATGAAGCGTTCCTTGCTATTTTTGCTAGCGACCAGTGCCATCGCTTGGCAGGCACAAGCGATACCAGCTGGAAATTCTGCACCTCAACCTATGGCGATATCTGAAACGATTCCGGCTGCGGTTGATAAACCTTATAGCGGTCTCATCCGTCTTAATGTCGATGCCACAGACACGCAGCGCGGCATTGTTCGGGTAACGGAAACGATTCCTGTTCAGGCTGGTGCGCTGACTTTGCTCTATCCTGAATGGTTGCCGGGACATCATAGTCCATCAGGCCCCATCGAAAAATTGGCAGGTTTGATTGTTACCGCCAATAATCAGGTTATTCCTTGGCAACGCGATTCTGTCGATGTTTATGCCTTTCATCTTGATATTCCGGCAGGCGTGACCGAAATCACCGCCCAATATCAATATCTCTCTCCTACTTCGGAGTCGCAGGGAAGAATCCAGTCCACACCGGAAATGGTCAATTTGCAGTGGAATACGCTGGCTTTATATCCGGCCGGATATTTTACCCGCCAAATCCAGATACAGCCGACCGTTATTTATCCAACGGGTTGGAAATCGGCTTCTGCTTTAGAAATTTCTGGTATCACACCTGATGGACAGACACCCAATGTCGTCCAATATAAAACTACCGATTTTGATACGCTAATTGATTCGCCGGTAATGGCGGGTCGTTATACGCGGACAGAAACGCTCGCCCCCGGGGTTCGTCTCAATCTTATAGCAGACAAACCCGAAGATATGGTGATGACGGACAAACAGCTTAACGCGCATCGCCAGCTTATTACTCAAGCCGTAAAACTTTACGGCGCACAACATTATAGCCATTATGATTTCTTGCTGGCTTTGTCCGAAAAGCTCGGTGGTATTGGCTTAGAACATCACCAATCTTCCGAAGATGGGGAAGGGGCTGATTACTTCTCGAAATGGGATAAATCAGCCGTTGGTCGTGATCTCCTCGCCCATGAATATAACCATAGCTGGAATGGTAAATATCGCCGCCCTGCTGATCTTTGGACACCGGACTATAAAACGCCGATGCGGGATAGCCTCCTTTGGGTGTATGAAGGTCAAACCCAGTTTTGGGGTTATGTATTGGCCGCGCGTTCCGGTCTGTGGCAGCAAAAAGATGCCTTGGAAGCCTTGGCTTTGGTGGCTGCCACTTACGACAATCGGGCAGGCCGCCGCTGGCGTCCGGTGGAAGATACCACTAATGATCCGATTATTTCGCAACGCCGCCCCAAAGGCTGGCTAAGCTGGCAACGTTCCGAAGATTACTACAGTGAAGGTCAGTTGATCTGGCTTGATGTTGATAGCCTGCTCCGGCAACAGACTCATGGCAAACATTCGCTTGACGATTTTGCAAAAGCCTTTTTCGGAATGCGTGACCGTGATTGGGGTGAGTTAACCTATAATTTTGACGATGTCGTCAAAACCTTAAATGACATCATGCCTTATGACTGGGCAGCCTTCTTTAACCAGCGTTTGAATCAGCGTTCGACTCATGCGCCTTTGGACTGGATCAGCCGTGGCGGTTACAAACTGGTTTACAGTGATGAGCCAACCGACTGGATCAAAGGTGTTGAAGGCGCGCGCCATATGGCCGAGTTGTCTTTCTCTTTGGGATTATCGACTTCTGAAAAAGGCAAAGTCTCTTCGGTTATGTGGGATAGCCCTGCCTTTAACGCTGGATTGACCGTAGGAAGTGAATTGGTCGCGGTTGATGGTCATGCCTTTAGCAATGATCTGCTAAAAACAGCGATCAAAAATGCCAAGGCCAATAAAACGCCGATCAAATTGCTCATCAAGCAAGGCGATAATTATCGGGATGTCGCGATTCCTTATTATGACGGCTTGCGTTACCCGCGCCTTGAGAAAATCGATAAAACCCATAGCTATCTCGAGGATTTACTCGCAGCCAAAAATTAA
- a CDS encoding sulfite exporter TauE/SafE family protein → MDSTLYCDLFLFIISIIAGIVDTLGGGGGLITVPALALTGMGAVTALGTNKFQSAIGEFSAALHFWKSRHLKLRPLYLSLFSTVIASALGTILLQICDEKRLNKIVPWLLLSVFLYYIFSPTSYSQPEKESLPENPKLLPCLGGAVGFYNGFFGPGTGAIWTIILNHIYRLRLNIATMYAKPLNIAGNVTALTIFIGGGKVNYFAALMMGIGSFLGGQIGAYLVIYKSSKLLRLLFLTIMLVSVTFSFLKYYNHL, encoded by the coding sequence ATGGACTCAACCCTATATTGCGATCTTTTCCTTTTTATCATCTCCATTATCGCGGGCATCGTCGATACATTGGGCGGGGGCGGGGGGCTAATTACGGTTCCTGCCTTGGCTTTAACCGGAATGGGTGCCGTGACCGCCTTAGGAACTAATAAATTCCAATCGGCTATTGGTGAATTCTCTGCTGCCTTACACTTTTGGAAAAGCCGTCATCTCAAATTACGACCATTATATTTGTCTTTATTCTCGACGGTCATCGCTTCTGCCTTGGGAACAATTCTACTTCAAATTTGCGACGAAAAAAGGCTTAATAAAATTGTCCCATGGCTTCTTCTATCGGTTTTTCTTTATTATATTTTTTCTCCGACCTCTTATTCCCAGCCCGAGAAAGAAAGCCTTCCCGAAAATCCAAAATTACTGCCCTGTCTTGGCGGGGCTGTCGGATTCTATAACGGTTTTTTCGGGCCAGGTACAGGCGCGATCTGGACAATTATCTTGAATCATATCTACAGATTACGTCTGAATATCGCGACAATGTATGCAAAACCGTTAAATATCGCAGGCAATGTCACGGCACTGACTATCTTTATAGGGGGTGGCAAAGTAAACTATTTCGCCGCTTTAATGATGGGTATCGGGTCTTTTCTGGGCGGCCAAATAGGGGCTTATTTGGTCATTTATAAAAGCTCTAAATTGTTACGGCTGTTATTTCTAACAATTATGTTGGTTTCTGTGACTTTCAGCTTTCTCAAATATTACAATCATCTTTAA
- the bfr gene encoding bacterioferritin gives MSADPKIIEHLNRQLTNELTVINQYFLHARSLEHWGVSVLARKESEESLEERGHADALIERIFYLGGLPNLQRYEAITASEDVPAVLNTDLRLEKKAVSDLKVAIAYAESTHDFVSRDLFVKILIAEEAHIDFLNTQLNLIELMGLERYIQQNSDPA, from the coding sequence ATGAGCGCAGATCCTAAAATAATCGAACATCTTAACCGCCAACTTACCAATGAATTGACGGTCATCAATCAATATTTTCTCCATGCCCGCAGTTTAGAACATTGGGGCGTTTCGGTTCTTGCCAGAAAAGAATCCGAAGAATCTCTTGAAGAAAGAGGCCATGCCGATGCTTTGATCGAGCGGATTTTTTATCTTGGCGGCCTGCCTAACTTGCAGCGTTATGAAGCTATTACCGCTAGTGAAGACGTGCCTGCGGTTTTGAATACGGACTTGCGGCTTGAGAAAAAAGCGGTCAGCGATTTGAAAGTAGCCATCGCCTATGCAGAATCAACGCATGATTTTGTATCCCGCGATCTGTTCGTCAAAATTTTGATCGCCGAAGAAGCCCATATCGATTTCCTGAATACTCAGCTTAATCTGATCGAGCTGATGGGATTGGAACGCTATATTCAGCAGAATTCTGATCCAGCCTGA
- the uvrA gene encoding excinuclease ABC subunit UvrA, which translates to MLSTISIRGAREHNLKNVSIDIPRNKLVVMTGLSGSGKSSLAFDTIYAEGQRRYVESLSAYARQFLEMMQKPDVDHIEGLSPAISIEQKTTSKNPRSTVATVTEIYDYMRLLWARVGIPYSPATGLPITAQTVSQMVDRVMALPEGSRLHLLAPVVRGRKGEYRKEMAEWQKAGFSRLRIDGEYYLIEEAPKIDKKRKHDIEVVVDRLVIKEGLETRLAQSLETALKLADGIAIAEPADEGRFEPMLFSEHFSCPVSGFTIPEIEPRLFSFNAPQGACPACDGLGEKPYFDVRLIVPNESLSLAKGALMPWARSTPPSPYYMQILSSLARYYDFSLETPWKKLPEKIQNVILYGSEGEVIPLRFSEGNQIYEVEKAFEGVIRNLERRLVTTDSETIREDIGRYQSAAPCEVCHGARLRPEALAVLIDHHNISDVTKMTVKPALEFFRQLPEKLTEAQNQIAERILKEIIERLGFLDNVGLDYLSLDRSSGTLSGGESQRIRLASQIGSGLSGVLYVLDEPSIGLHQRDNDRLLETLKRLRDLGNSVLVVEHDEDAIRLADYVVDMGPGAGVMGGKVIAAGSPQDIIDCPNSLTGAYLSGRREIAVPDKRRKGNGKKLTIKGATANNLQNVTASIPLGTFTCVTGVSGSGKSSLILDTLYTAAARELNGARLISGDYKSISGLEHLDKVIDIDQSPIGRTPRSNPATYTGAFTAIREWFAKLPEAQARGYKAGRFSFNVKGGRCEACQGDGVKKIEMHFLPDVYVTCDVCHGARYNRETQEVKFKGQSIADVLNMTVDQAAEFFEAVPSIRDKMAMLARVGLGYIKVGQQATTLSGGEAQRVKLAKELSKRATGRTLYILDEPTTGLHFEDVRKLLEVLNALVDQGNSIVVIEHNLDVIKTADWLIDLGPEGGTGGGQIIAAGTPEKVAETEGSYTGHYLKRMLQPK; encoded by the coding sequence ATGCTTTCGACTATTTCTATTCGCGGCGCACGCGAACATAATCTCAAAAATGTTTCGATTGATATTCCGCGCAATAAACTTGTCGTCATGACCGGCTTGTCGGGGTCGGGTAAATCCAGCCTCGCTTTTGATACTATCTATGCCGAAGGACAGCGGCGTTATGTCGAATCCCTGTCCGCTTATGCTCGCCAATTTTTGGAAATGATGCAAAAGCCGGATGTCGATCATATTGAGGGTTTATCGCCAGCGATTTCTATCGAACAGAAAACGACCAGCAAAAATCCGCGTTCGACGGTCGCCACAGTCACCGAGATTTATGATTACATGCGGCTGTTATGGGCGCGGGTCGGGATTCCTTATTCTCCGGCAACGGGATTGCCTATTACCGCGCAGACCGTCAGTCAGATGGTTGATCGGGTGATGGCTTTGCCGGAAGGGAGCCGTTTGCATTTATTGGCTCCGGTCGTCAGAGGACGAAAAGGCGAATATCGCAAAGAAATGGCCGAATGGCAGAAAGCAGGCTTTTCACGACTTCGGATTGATGGTGAATATTATCTGATCGAAGAAGCACCAAAAATTGACAAGAAACGCAAGCATGACATTGAGGTTGTGGTTGATCGTCTGGTTATCAAAGAAGGGCTGGAAACCCGTTTGGCGCAATCGCTTGAAACCGCATTAAAATTGGCGGACGGGATTGCGATTGCCGAGCCAGCCGATGAAGGCCGTTTCGAGCCGATGCTTTTTTCCGAGCATTTTTCTTGTCCGGTATCAGGTTTTACCATTCCTGAAATCGAGCCACGCCTTTTCTCTTTTAACGCGCCACAGGGTGCCTGCCCTGCTTGTGATGGGTTGGGCGAAAAGCCTTATTTTGATGTGCGGTTGATTGTGCCGAATGAATCCCTTTCTTTGGCAAAGGGGGCTTTGATGCCTTGGGCGAGAAGCACGCCGCCCAGCCCTTATTATATGCAGATTTTATCCAGTCTGGCGCGTTATTATGATTTCTCGTTGGAAACGCCTTGGAAGAAGCTCCCTGAAAAAATTCAGAATGTCATTCTTTACGGGAGTGAAGGCGAAGTTATTCCTTTGCGCTTTTCTGAAGGTAATCAGATTTATGAGGTTGAAAAAGCCTTTGAAGGTGTGATCCGCAATTTGGAAAGGCGGCTGGTAACGACTGATAGCGAAACCATTCGCGAAGATATTGGACGTTATCAATCGGCAGCGCCCTGTGAAGTCTGTCATGGTGCGAGATTAAGGCCGGAAGCCTTGGCCGTTCTGATTGACCATCATAATATTTCTGATGTGACCAAGATGACCGTCAAGCCAGCTTTGGAATTTTTCAGACAGTTACCCGAAAAGCTGACGGAAGCACAAAATCAAATTGCTGAACGCATTTTGAAAGAGATTATCGAAAGGCTGGGATTCCTCGATAATGTCGGGCTGGATTATTTGAGCCTCGACCGCTCTTCCGGCACACTTTCTGGTGGTGAAAGTCAGCGCATCCGTCTCGCTAGTCAGATCGGTTCCGGTTTGTCCGGTGTTTTATATGTGTTGGATGAACCCTCTATCGGTTTACATCAGCGTGATAATGATCGCTTGCTTGAAACCTTGAAGCGATTGCGCGATTTGGGCAATTCAGTTCTGGTTGTCGAGCATGATGAAGATGCTATTCGTCTTGCCGATTATGTCGTCGATATGGGCCCCGGTGCGGGGGTGATGGGTGGTAAAGTGATTGCCGCCGGTTCGCCACAGGATATTATTGATTGTCCTAATAGTTTGACCGGGGCGTATCTTTCAGGGCGGCGGGAAATTGCAGTTCCCGATAAACGTCGCAAGGGGAATGGTAAAAAGCTGACCATTAAAGGAGCGACCGCCAATAACCTTCAAAATGTGACGGCATCTATTCCCTTGGGGACTTTTACCTGTGTCACGGGGGTTTCAGGCTCCGGTAAATCCAGCCTGATTTTGGATACGCTTTATACGGCGGCGGCCAGAGAATTGAATGGTGCGCGGCTGATTAGTGGTGACTATAAATCTATTTCGGGATTGGAGCATCTCGACAAGGTGATTGATATTGACCAATCACCTATTGGGCGCACGCCCCGTTCCAATCCGGCAACCTATACCGGTGCGTTTACCGCTATTCGGGAATGGTTTGCCAAATTACCGGAGGCTCAAGCCCGCGGTTATAAAGCCGGTCGTTTTAGTTTTAACGTCAAGGGCGGGCGTTGTGAGGCTTGCCAAGGTGATGGCGTCAAAAAGATCGAAATGCATTTCTTGCCGGATGTTTATGTCACCTGTGATGTCTGTCATGGTGCGCGCTATAATCGCGAAACGCAGGAGGTCAAATTCAAAGGCCAATCTATTGCCGATGTTTTGAATATGACGGTCGATCAGGCAGCAGAATTTTTTGAAGCGGTGCCTTCTATCCGTGACAAGATGGCAATGCTTGCCCGTGTTGGTTTGGGCTATATCAAGGTTGGTCAGCAAGCGACGACTTTATCAGGCGGTGAGGCGCAACGCGTTAAATTGGCAAAAGAATTGTCAAAAAGGGCAACAGGGCGAACGCTGTATATTCTTGATGAACCAACCACGGGTCTTCATTTTGAAGATGTCCGAAAATTGCTGGAAGTTCTGAATGCCCTAGTCGATCAAGGAAATAGCATTGTCGTGATCGAGCATAATCTGGATGTCATTAAGACAGCTGATTGGCTAATTGATCTGGGTCCCGAAGGTGGCACTGGTGGCGGTCAGATTATTGCGGCTGGCACGCCAGAAAAAGTGGCCGAGACTGAGGGAAGCTATACTGGCCATTATTTAAAACGGATGCTTCAACCCAAATAG
- a CDS encoding MlaE family ABC transporter permease, which yields MPPLSNNVERGSALLFPIRCLAAIGRLFIAFLAGIGRIARFGITILLRGALPPYYPGRFFHEFFEIGWNSLPVVALTAVFTGSALAQQVYAAASRFSAQSTVPAAVVIGMVRELGPVLVGLMVVGRVTSAIAAELGAMRVTEQIDAMETLHTDPYRYLLAPRLYAATLALPFLVMLANVIGIFGGYLLSISKLGFNPENYLKVTREFLKAEDVHMALVKSTVFGFLVALLGCYNGFFATGGAAGVGRSTTRAVVSAFIMILFSNLMITMFFFG from the coding sequence ATGCCGCCATTATCTAATAATGTAGAGAGAGGATCAGCATTGCTTTTCCCTATTCGGTGCTTGGCCGCCATTGGTCGTTTGTTTATTGCTTTTTTGGCTGGCATCGGTCGGATAGCCCGTTTCGGAATAACGATTTTGTTGAGAGGCGCTTTACCGCCTTATTATCCCGGTCGTTTTTTCCACGAATTTTTTGAAATCGGCTGGAATTCGCTTCCAGTTGTGGCCTTAACCGCTGTTTTTACCGGATCAGCCTTGGCACAACAGGTCTATGCTGCGGCCAGCCGTTTTTCAGCGCAATCGACAGTTCCGGCGGCGGTTGTTATCGGTATGGTTCGGGAATTAGGCCCCGTTTTGGTCGGATTGATGGTTGTCGGTCGGGTCACTTCTGCGATCGCCGCCGAATTGGGCGCTATGCGGGTGACCGAGCAAATTGATGCGATGGAAACGCTGCATACAGATCCCTATCGCTATCTTTTGGCACCTCGCCTTTATGCAGCTACCCTCGCTTTGCCTTTCTTGGTAATGCTGGCCAATGTTATCGGCATTTTCGGGGGCTATCTTCTTTCAATCAGCAAATTGGGCTTTAACCCTGAAAATTATCTCAAGGTAACACGCGAATTCCTAAAGGCCGAAGATGTCCATATGGCGCTGGTAAAATCGACAGTTTTCGGTTTTCTCGTTGCATTATTGGGCTGTTATAACGGCTTTTTTGCCACCGGCGGCGCGGCAGGTGTTGGACGTTCAACAACGCGGGCGGTGGTCAGCGCCTTTATCATGATCCTGTTTTCAAATCTGATGATTACCATGTTCTTTTTCGGATAA